In the Arthrobacter sp. CDRTa11 genome, CGTCGTCTTCTACCAGTGCTTCCTCCGCTGCTGCGCTTCGAATGGCTACCATTTTCGCTTCCGCTTCCTGCTGGGTCTTGGGAATGTCTCCGCTGTATCCAACTACTCCTCATCGCTTCGAAGCCGCGTCCACATGATGAACGTCGCATTCAGTTTATGAGGCTTTTTCGTTCACTGTCAATGGTCCGGCTTGGCAACATGTCATTTTGCTGGGCAAGCTTGACCTCCGCTGTGATGAATGCCATATTTTGATCGTGACGTTCGCTCATTGAACGTGACAAGGGCTTAATGAGCCCCGGAACCATCGGTTAATGCGAGCTGGAAATTCTCGAACAATGTGGCAAGAGAATGGTTGCAGGACGCACGGTCCCGAGAATTCCGGTGCGGTCGTAGGAATGAGGCCGCCCACCTAACGCAAAGAACAATTATTAGTCGTACTGGGCGGGCAATGGCGCGCCGATGATAAAAGGCGGACTGGGATCTGCGCAACAGTTGCCATCGCTCATCGCAAGTCCAGTGCCTTCACTGACCGGGAGGTCAACATGCTCCAGCGACAACTTCTCAGTGCCGCGAACAGGGCGAATCCCATATCATCCACGCCAGCTGTGGGGGTGTGACAAAATGTCAGCCATAGACAATACAACTTCCCCACGGGACGTTGCCTCGGCGGCAAGCAAGCGACGCTTCATGATCAGGATGGTCACCGTCCTGATCGGCGGTATGTTCCTGGACGGCTACATCCTGGGCATCATCGGACCGGTGTCCGGCAGGATGGCCGAGGACTTGCAGCTTGATGCGTTCTGGCAGGGCCTGATCGCCGCTGGCGCCCTGATCGGAATCCTGATCGGGTCACCGATCGGTGGTTGGGCAGCAGACAAGTGGGGCCGCAAGCCAATTTTCATGTTCGACATCGGCCTGTTCGCGGTCGCATCGGGCATGCAGTTCTTCATCGATTCACCTGTGTGGCTGTTGGTGGTGCGGCTGCTGATGGGCATTGCCATCGGCGCCGAGTATGCGGTCGGATGGCCCCTGATGGCTGAGTTCTCAGCCACCCATCTGCGGGGGCGGCTCATGGGCGCAATGGAGATCGCCTGGTATGGCGGTTTCATGCTCGCGTTCCTGGCCGGCCATCTGCTCGGTGAGTACACCGACCTGAGCTGGCACTTCATCCTGGGTACGAGCACGTTCATCGCTGTGGCCCTGTTCATCGCTCGTCTCGGCCTGCCGGAATCCCCACGCTGGCTGTGGAGCGTGGGACGCAAGGATGAGGCCCGCGCCCTCGCCGCAAAGTACATGCCCGACGATGCGCTCGACGACGTCCAGCACGAGGACGTCCGCAAGGGCAGCTTCGGGATGCTGTTCTCGAAGGCGCACTGGCGGTCCACCGTGTTCATCTCGGCATTCTGGTTCTGCGCCGTGACGCCGTACTTCGCGATCGCCACCTTCGCCGACAGCGTGTTGAACCAGTACGGGCTTTCCGGCGGGCTCGCTGGTGGTGTCGGGCTCTCCGCCGTCGCCTTGGCGGGGGTCGTGGTCACCGTCTTGCTGATCGACAAGGCCGGCCGACGCGTACTGTGCGTCCCACCGCAGTGGCTGTGCGCCGTCGTGCTCGCGATCATCGGGCTCTGGGCCGGAGCCCCAGCTCCAATCGTGCTCATCCTCTTCCTGGTCTTCTCGTTCTTCAACGCGATGTACACGACGTTGACGGGCGTCTACCCTGGCGAGATCCTCCCGACCGAGATCCGAGGGATCGGAACAGGTTTCGCGGCTGCCGTCAGCCGGGTCGGAGCGGGCATCGGCATCTTCCTCTTCCCGATGTCGATGGAGATCCTCGGGTCCGGCCCGACCATGCTGGTCGCCGCCGCAGTTGCCCTCGCCGGGGCGGGGCTGTCTCAGTGGCTGGCTCCGGAGACAAAGGGGAAGACCCTCACCGAGGCCGCAGCAGGTTACTCACACTGAGGCTGACCTGACGTAGCTCGATCAAGGCGCGTGGCCCTGTTGGACGACTGACTGTAAGCAATCATCCAACAGGGCCGCGATTTGTCTGGCCAAAAGGGGTGTGGACACTGTCCACACAAAGTCTGATTTTTGGGAATCACTTTGTGACGTTAGAGCGCGGATGGGGATCTCGGATATGAGCGGCATGTAGCCCGCTGACGGCGAATGAACAGACGACAGATATTGGGTGCGGCCGCCCGAAATACGTCATCGTTGCGCTGAGTCTGAAGTGAAACAAGCTGACGCCTTTCCATCTCGGCAGCCCCCAAAGTGCCGTGAACCTATACTTAGCTCTCACGACCAGGAGCCAGTCAAGCAAGCCAGAGAACATAGCAACAGGCGAACCTCACACTGTTCGGGACCGCCTTAACCAGGGAGGACGCACATGAGTGCAGAACTTGCCCAAGGGATCGACCGTTTCACCGTGATACAGAAGCTCACGCTGATGGTGAACCGGTACGAGATACGTTCCGTGACCGGAGACGGGCAACCTGGGGACCTGCTTGCCGTCGCTCAGCAGAAGCGGGCCGCTTTCAAGGAGCAGGTGACCTTTTATCAGGACGAGGCCAGGACCATCCCGCTTTTCTCCTTCAAGGCTCGGCAACGCCTTGACCTCGGCGCGACGTATGACGTGCTGGACGCCAATGGCCAACCGCTCGGCAGTTTCCGGAAAGACTTTGGCAAGTCGCTGCTGCGGTCGACCTGGCACCTGGAAGCGTCCGGGCTCAAAGTCACCGGAAGCGAACGCAGCCTCGGCGTCGCCATCGGCCGCCGCATATGGGAAGCGACACCCCTGGGAGATGTGATCCCTTCGCCCTTCCGCTTCCACTTCGACTTTGTCGAGTCGATCGGAGAAGTGCTCATGACATCGGAACGGGGAAGGTCCCTGCGCGACCGCTACCTCATCACCCTCCCGGGCGCCCGACTCGACGGCCGGGTTGCGGCGGCGATGGCGGTGGCGCTGGATGCTCTCCAGTCCCGATAGATCCAGATCCGCCAAAACGGTTGGAAGGCGACATGCCGGCCCCTCAGGGGTGGCGGAAGCTGTCACCGGCCACGCGGCTGGTCGACAAAAGCCCGTGGAGGATGCCTATTCGGATGGTGAAGGGGCGAAATGGACTCCGCCCGGATTCCTCAGCTGACGAAGGCTGTCATGCGGATCGAAACGAGTATTCCCGGCAGGTCGACGCCGAGCTTGGCAACGTAGCGTGTCGGAGGGTCCTGCGGGAACCACCGTGCATACTCTTCATTCAATCCCGCGAAGTCCGAAGGATCACTGAGGAGCACTCCGACCTCGACCACGTCTCCCAACCCTCCCCCCGCTGCTTCAAGGATGGCCTCGCAATTCGCAAGAGCCTGGCGTGTCTGATCTTGAATCCTGTCGCCCGCGAGCTGGCCGTGGATCGGATCGGTGCCAACGATCCCCGAGACAAAAATGAATGGTCCCGCTTTCACGCCCTGGCTAAAGAACGGCGAACTCGGTGCCTTGGCCGACCTAACGATCTCCCTCGTCATGACCGATCCTTTCCAGGCGCAGTGGATGCTGGCAGAAGAATGGCAGTCGTAGCCGAATAGCGCAACCCATGGACCCTCTATACTCGCGGGCTGGCGCATCTGATCACTCACCGGACGCTGTCGCGAGGTAGATTCGACCGCAAGCCCGGGAACCGTGCCCGCGATGCCAACGCTCATCATGAAAAATGATCTCCCGACCAGCCTCTGCTGCACAGTACGTGCATGAAGAGAGCCGATACCGGTCCAGTAAGCAGGGTGTGTGGTCCCGCGACGCGACCGTGAGGAATCACTTGGCCGGCTGCTGGGATGACCTCCGGCGCAGCCCAAGCAGTCACTGTAGCGGCACCCGTCGCCCATTCCACGGCCTACCGCCATCCAGCGTGCAGCGCCCATCGGCCCTAAGCCAGAAATCAACTAAGAAACACCGCCAAAGAGCGCTCAGATGCATGGCTGGGACAGCCATGCGCCGTTAGTCCTTGGTGCTGAAGGCGGCGTCGAAGGACGTGCTCGACGGCGGGAAGTCGAACTTTTTGAGGGCGGCGAGGGCTTCGGGGGCGCCGTGGAGGCGGTCCATGCCGGCGTCTTCCCATTCAACCGAGATGGGTCCGTCATAGCCGATGGCTGCGAGCGCGCGGAAGGACGATTCCCAGGGGACATCGCCTCGGCCTGCGGAGACGAAGTCCCAGCCTCTGCGCGGATCACCCCAGGGCAGGTGGGAGCCCATAACGGT is a window encoding:
- a CDS encoding RidA family protein, whose product is MTREIVRSAKAPSSPFFSQGVKAGPFIFVSGIVGTDPIHGQLAGDRIQDQTRQALANCEAILEAAGGGLGDVVEVGVLLSDPSDFAGLNEEYARWFPQDPPTRYVAKLGVDLPGILVSIRMTAFVS
- a CDS encoding MFS transporter — protein: MSAIDNTTSPRDVASAASKRRFMIRMVTVLIGGMFLDGYILGIIGPVSGRMAEDLQLDAFWQGLIAAGALIGILIGSPIGGWAADKWGRKPIFMFDIGLFAVASGMQFFIDSPVWLLVVRLLMGIAIGAEYAVGWPLMAEFSATHLRGRLMGAMEIAWYGGFMLAFLAGHLLGEYTDLSWHFILGTSTFIAVALFIARLGLPESPRWLWSVGRKDEARALAAKYMPDDALDDVQHEDVRKGSFGMLFSKAHWRSTVFISAFWFCAVTPYFAIATFADSVLNQYGLSGGLAGGVGLSAVALAGVVVTVLLIDKAGRRVLCVPPQWLCAVVLAIIGLWAGAPAPIVLILFLVFSFFNAMYTTLTGVYPGEILPTEIRGIGTGFAAAVSRVGAGIGIFLFPMSMEILGSGPTMLVAAAVALAGAGLSQWLAPETKGKTLTEAAAGYSH